One Nocardioides dongkuii genomic window, AGGTTGTCGATGCCGAGGAGCGGCACCGGCCCGTCCGGGAGGCCGCGGAGGTACGCCGCGAGCGCCGCGACGTCGGGGTGGTGCCGGACGTGCTGGTAGCGGTCGGTGACCATCGCCCCGCGCCGGTTCCAGCGCCGGTTGCCCACGATGTGCACCTCGGCCGCCAGGAACGCGTTGGCGGAGCGCACGATCGTCCCGATGTTGAAGTCGTGCTGCCAGTTCTCGATCGCGACGTGGAAGCCGTGCCGGCGGGTGTCGAGGTCGGCCACGATCGCCTCGAGCGACCAGTAGCGGTAGCGGTCGACCACGTTGCGCCGGTCGCCCGCGGCGAGCAGCGCCGCGTCGTACCGCTCGCTGCCGGGACCGGAGGGCCACTCCCCCGCCCAGGGCCCGACGCCGACCTCGGGCGGACCGTGCGGCATCGGGTCGTACGGCGCCCGCTGCTGCTCGTCGGTGTCCTCCACGGCACGAGACTAAAGGCGCCGCCGGCCGCTCAGACTCGGGCGGTACCGTAATCGCGTGGTCGTCGTCCCGCTCTGGTCCCATGCGCTCGTGCCCGGCCTGGACTGGATGGACCCGCAGTGGCTGCTGGAACGGTTCGGGACCGAGTTCCTCTGGATCAGCCTGCTGATCATCTTCATCGAGTGCGGCCTGTTCTTCCCGTTCCTGCCGGGCGACACCCTGCTCTTCGCCCTCGGCATCTTCATCGCGACCGAGCGGATCGACCTGTTCCCGGGACCGCCGCTGGCCGAGCTCGCCATCGTCCTGGCCCTGCTCACCGTGGCGGCGTTCCTGGGCAACGTGGTCGGCTACGAGATCGGCCGCAAGCTCGGG contains:
- a CDS encoding TrmH family RNA methyltransferase — protein: MPHGPPEVGVGPWAGEWPSGPGSERYDAALLAAGDRRNVVDRYRYWSLEAIVADLDTRRHGFHVAIENWQHDFNIGTIVRSANAFLAAEVHIVGNRRWNRRGAMVTDRYQHVRHHPDVAALAAYLRGLPDGPVPLLGIDNLPGSQHLETMAVPERVCFLFGQEGPGLSEPARAACDGTFSIAQFGSTRSINASAAAAIAMHAWVRAHAELGDDAAWRG